In the genome of Balearica regulorum gibbericeps isolate bBalReg1 chromosome 14, bBalReg1.pri, whole genome shotgun sequence, the window ACCCTCAAATTGTTCGTCGCCAGCGGTGGGGATGGTCATGGTGCAGAAATATGTGCTTCAAGGAAAAATCATAGGCGTGAGGTGTAAATCGCAGTATTATTTATGTTAGCTATAACTGAGCTAAATTATGACCTAGCTGAGCAAAACACTTTTGTAAGCCAAGGCTTTGAATATTGTGTAGTTTGCATGTTTAACAGGACCGGGCTTTCATCACAGAGTGGAGAAGCAGAGCTAATAACCCATTGATTTTAAGGCCCATTTAGGAAAAGAATTGCCTATACAGATCTGATCACCATGCATTACTTCGTAACATCTAATACCCTGGGCACAAAATAATGCTGAGAGATGCAAATTATGGAGCCATTTTTATCCTGCGAGGGGTTGTGCCTGCGCATGCGAGAGTGGTACGGGGGCTGCTTTGGGTTTGGCCTTCAAGCAAAGTCAGGAGGGACCCCGAGGAAATGCTCGATGTTCCTCCACGTGGCTCTAGCTACCCCGAGCTCTGCCTCGTGCATCCACCCACTCAGCTGCGCAGCCCTACGCAGGGTATCGCTTACACACATGATTAAGCAAAGTTCAGAAAGTGATCTGCCCAAAGCTAAGTCCTACTGATAATTCAATAATCCTTAACTCTCAttgcctttttccatccttgTTCAGCAAACACGAGTTTTCCTGGGGTTAAAACTTCCAAACAGGAGGGAATGTGAGTACGCAGCGTGGGCGTTCCAGAGCACACACCCATGGAGACGGTTCACTTGTGGATTTAAGACTGCTTCAGAAAGATCATCCAAATGCTGAGAATTATCAATTTCATAGCAGCATTAAGCATCAACATATTAAAACGCAGCTTGATGCGCTGTGCGGCATCTTCGGCACTCTCTGACCACATCTCTAGCGCCAGGCTTACACTGCCCACGCTCAAATGACTCCCCTTGAACTAGCCGTGCTGCAATTCagtggcaggagctgctgctgctgccctcaccctgcctgcacaccACTGGTCTTTATCCTCTGTTAAGTGAAGTGTTTTAAGAAGTCTCCCGTGGATGCAGAGGAGCATTTAGTAACGAGTGTGAGGGTGGGGGATAAACTGTGCTTCCCCGCAACCAGCCAGAGCCCACGCTGCAAGAAGGCCGTTTCAGAAATTGGGAAGTGAAACTGCTGCCCGCACACAACAGCCCGACTCACGTTGTCCACCACGCAGCCCAAGTGCAAAACGTGGACAGGACAATCAACAGGATCAGGACAACAGCCAGCCCACCTCCAACAGGTGCCGTCTTCTCCATGGGGCACCCACGTCCCCCAGGATTACGTTCCTTGGGATGGAGAGGCTCAAGCTGGTCGGGTCTAAAGTCCATGCAAAGCCTCCGTGGGCGGCTTTCTCTGTTGGCGGACCTTCAGAGATACACAGCAGGGACCGTCAGACAACCCTGTCGCACCTGAATCGGGCGAGCAGGGAACAGTGCTCTCATCCACGCAGAGGGAAATATTGTGTATTTGTTCCCACTGGTGTTTCCCTGAGGCTCCTATAAACACTGGGTTTACTGGACAGGGTAATTGGAGGTAACCCCCACTTCTGTCCCCTTCAGCACGACCACTCACATCAGTACCCCCGTACCGCCCACGCAATCTTGTCTTGCATGACGTGGATGCACGAGGCTGCCCGTCTCCCCCGTACTCAGCACATCTCAAAACCTCGAGACCAGCTTCTCCCAAACAAAGACACCGGCGGTAACTCCAGCAAGCCCGAGCGCGCAGCTCCCAGCGCATACGCCCCGCTAGTCAGATGGCCAAAGTGGAAGCGACTGGTTTCCGAAGTCCTTTGGAAAGTTGGCGCATCCCAAGGCTTGATCCTgcgggcagcagcagcgaggGGAGCCCGGGTTCGGACCCACTCGTGTTGCTTTTAACAACGGGGCTGTAAACACTCGGTGGCTTCGCACTCGATCCTCGCCTGCCACGCAGCCGATTACTGCGGTATGCAGCAGCGTTATGCGCTCTGCAAATACACGGCTTCTGGCTTCCGGCGGTTTGGGAAAAACTGCGGGGAAATCGGGAATGGAGAAGTTTACGGTCGTGGGACGCTCGAACAGTTCAAGAACGAGGCCGTCTTGAAAACAACGCAGCTTACAGATGTTAGGGGGTACAGATATAACACCCCATACACATGCGAACAGGGGCACCCGTTTATTCCAGCCCCCTGGCATTACCCCGAGCCCgactctcccccagccccgctggcGGGGGGTTTCTCCCGCCCGTTCCGTTCCGTTCCGCAGAGCGCGGCGGGCTCTCCCCGCTCCGCACGCCGTGCCAGGGCGGGCGCAGAGCTCGGGGCCGGGCAGGACCCGCCGCCCGTGTCCCCGCGGCCGGGCTCCCAGAGCCGGCAGCACATCGCCGCGCAGCGAAACGCGGCGGGGAAACGAACGAAACGAACGGGAAAAGGTTCTGGCCGATGCACCGCAGCAGGGCTCTGCGTGGGCACCGTGGCAGGGCCACGCACCGCAGGAGCGCGGCCTTTCCCCAGCCCCTGGAGCCGGGTGTACATTCCCCcgtttggggttgggttttttttggggggttttttttttgttttgttttgttttctccttccctaGCAGACACCTCCCCTCGATCGGTGTTTTCTAGCGCAGGCTGCATGTTCCCGGCTGGTGAACGATACCAGTCGAGCGGCTGCCCGGTCCCAGCACCATCACCCACGGTGTGACAGGATTTGGCCCTGACTTTGGACCTCCACAGCCTTCCCCCGACAAACCGAATCCCGGCTACAGCCCGAGCCCGCGCCCCGGTACCGCTGCGAAAAACACCGGCtagggaaatattttcttaattccCTCACCCTGCGTGACCGCCTGCCCCTAAAATGTCCCGTGCCGTAGCCGGGCAGGGGGAACGGCCAGCCCAGGACCGGGAACGCCTCTAAACTTCTGCAGACGCGGGGTGACCGGGGCTGCAGGGCGCTCGCCCGCCGTGGGAGAGGCAGAGCCCACCTCCCCGCGGGACGCGGCCCTCGGCGCCCACGGGGTGCTCCGGGTCCTGTCCGCGGCTGGGGGAAACCCGCCTGCACCGTCGCCTGCTTTCTTAAAACGTCGTTTTTTGCAGTTGTCCTCCTTGCTGGAGGACCGGACACCCGGGCCCGTAGAACTACGGGAGTTCGTTGTtaaaccccccccccggcccgtaCCCCGGCCGCTAAACGAGCTCCGCTGCTGGCGAGCACCGGGGGCAGCGGCACCCCGGCGGGGCACGGCCCCGGCCACACGCCGTGCTGCTGCCAAGGCGGGTGGGCGCAGCGAAGGCAGGGAAAACGAAAATCGTTGGGTGCCTGCCGGGAGGCGTTTCGGTACCGCGGCTCTGGGGTGGAAAAATTACCGGGGACCGGCGGGGCCTCGCACCGGCAACGCCGCCGGTCCCGGGAAGCGGCGGGCCCTGCACCCCGTCCCCTCGCTCGCTCCCACGCGGCGTTGCCGAGGTCGCCCCAAACCCGGGGCcgttcctgccccccccccccccaccggcGGAGCGACCGGCAGCGCCGCGTACAACTGCCCCGGGGTGCGCCGCCGGAGCCCCGCTCCgagcccgcccgccgcccccggtCCCCTCCTCACCTCCGTCTACCGCCGAACGATCGCGGCGGCCTCCCGGTTGCTGCCCGCCCCGCAGCGACCCGGCCCCGGGCTCGGCTCTTCCGCGGCGCGGCGGCAGGCAGGGAGCGGAGAGGCGTTTTTAAAGAAAACGTTTATTTACACGTCTCGGCAAGTACAAAGTATTATACATGGTCTGTGTCAACCCCAAATCTTCTTTATTATGAAACATAAGGCGCTTTCTCTAGAGTCGGTGGCGAAAGGAGAGGGTGCGGGTGCTGTTTCGGTCGCTAAAGCTCATCGGCTGGAAAGGTGAGGACAAAACCGAGTGTGTGGTGCCTGGAAGGAGCCCTTATTACTACGGTGAATAAATTACAGATGACATTAACTTCACCTGGGACAGATGGAAGCTACCGCTTTTCAGCTTAATAGGGTTTCCTAAGCTAATGAGTCATCACCGGCTCCACTTAGTCCCCTCCGCTAAGTGATAGgtaggtatttttttctttagactatcctcagaacaggaaaaaaaaaatagccttttgtTCCAAAGCCAACACAAAATACCTATGTTCAGATTTCGATATAAATAATCGAGGTTTTATATAATTCCATATTAATAGTGCCCAAAATCTCGAtgcataaataaattaaattattaacaCTTCTTACAAAAAGTGACATATTTCCCTTCCTAGTGGAACATCGACACGAATATACAAGCGGAGCGCGGGGCACCGCGACGGCAGCGCCCGGCGGCTCCGCTCCGCGCCGGCCCCGGGGAAGCgccgcggcggccccggccccggccccggctccggccccggctccggccccggccccggcccgccccgggCACCGGCCCCGCGGGCGCCGCTCGACGCCTCCGCGCCCGCCCCGTCTGCGGCGAGCCGCGGCCCAGGGAACGGAGGGAGCCGCCGGCCGAGCTCCGCGGGCGAGTCCGCTGCGTGCCCGGGCTACCGGGCTCAGACGAGGGAGGTGACCGGGGGGATCTTGgcgctctcctcctcccagggctgcaggtTCTGCAGCGCGAACAGCGACGAGTTGTGCAGGCACAGCGGGTCGGGCTGGATCGACTCGTTCAGCGACTTCTGGAAGGCGTcgtgctgcagctgcagcatcagCCGGCTCGCCTGCTGCCGCTCGGCCTCCCGCTCCTCCGCCGTCTGCCGCCTGCCGGGGGACACGCTCAGCCCGCGCCCCGGGACGCCCCGGGATGCTCCGCCCGGGGCTCCGCGGGAAGCGGCCGCTTCGgtggcgggcgggcggggggggggggagcgcgACCGCGGGGAATCGGGCTCCCGCCGGCCGCGGGAACAAGGCGCGGTGCGACCGGCGCATCcccggcgggcagcgggggcaACGCGCCGCTTCCTACCGGGGCCGGGCACCGCCGGGCGGGCCGCGGCCTCTCGGCCTGTAACGGCGGGCTTTCGGGCGGCGGGAAACGCCCGGAAACAACCCCCTCGTTTCCCAGTGATCCCCTGTTGCCGAATATTCCCCCGGTTTCCCAACATTCCCCCggttgtttggggggtttttttttcgaATAATTCCCCGTTTTTTTCGATTAATCCCTCGTTTTTACGAATAATTCCCCGTTTTCCGAATAGGggactataaaaaaaaaaaaaaaagaaaaaagataaaaatacataacGATAACGATAATAATATTCTAATAGTAAAAATTCACCCCCCGACCGTTTCGCTGCCGGGAACCGGCGAGGGGTGCGCTGCCGGCCGGGGcttcccggggcggggggggcggcggcgggacggggcggccccgggggcgCGGGACTCACCGCCACTTGGTGCGCCGGTTCTGGAACCAGGTCTTCACCTGGGCGTCCGTCATCTTGAGGGACTTGGCGAGGGCAGCGCGCTCGGCCGAGGCCAGGTACTTCTGCCGGTGGAAGCGCTTCTCCAGCTCGCAGATCTGCACCCGGGAGAAGGACGTCCGCGGCTTCTTGCGCTTCGGCGGGGTCCGGTTCTGGTAGGGATGCCCGATCCGCCGCGTCACCGTGAAGGGCGTCAgggccgccgccgctgcccgggTGGGAAGCACAGGGGTCAGCCCCGCGCCCGCACGGTAccggccgccgccccccccccccccggggccgcggcTCTGCCCGACGGCCGCCCGCCGACCCCCGAAGGGACCGCGTCTCCCCGAGGTCCCGCTTCCGCGGTTCGCCGAAGGGATGCGGAGGCGAGCGGGGCCCGGCagctccccccccgccttcctcctcctccgcgGGGCTCCAGGccgccagccccggggccgccgcgcTCTCCACACCGGGAGGAGAGCGATTTTTCGGATCGCTGCGAGCGCGGGGGAGGGAAACATCCAGCGGGCCGCCTCCGcttttattcttattcttattactattgttatttcgttttctattttctatttgcCTTTCCGTTCGTtgcccgggggaggggggggggggggaggcgggggggagcggTGGGTTGCGGGGGGCTCTGCCGCTCCGCCCCGGCACCTTACCCGTGAACCTGTCCTTGACGAAGCgcctgctgctctccatccagGGGAAGTTGAGGCTGCCCAGGCTGGGCACGGCGGGCATGGCCGGGATGGCGCTGGAGATGGGCGGCGGCACGGCCCCGGGGATGGGCCTGTGCGCCGGCACCCGGATCACGCCGGCCGGGGCCAGGCTGAGGTTCACACTGTAAGATCCAGAGTCCTCGAAGGGCGCGGCGATGGCCGGGAAGGGGGCCGGCAGGGCCGGGTAGGGCgcgccgccgcggccgccgggGCCGCCCAGGAAGGTCGCGCCGTCGGGGccccgggggggcggcgggggagcgCTCTCCTGCTCGGGGCTGTTGAGGATCTGGTCGATGCCGAAGCTGATGGGCTCGTGCTGGTGCTGGCCCTGCGCGCCCGCCGGCGgatccatcctcctcctcctcctcctccaccgccgccgccgcctcgcgCCCCTCCGCGCCCGCTATAAAGGCGCCGCCGCTCCGCCGCGTTCCGCGggcccggccggccccggcgTGCGCCGCGCGGAAACTTTGCCGAGCGCGCGCCGCCCCGGCAGCCGCCCCGTCATCTCCTCGGGGCCGCCGCGCGCCCCGCGCCGCGtgcgcccccgccgccgccattGGCCGCCGCCGCCCAGCCTCTGCGCTCCCATTGGCTCCCGCCGCTCGGCACCGGCCTCGCGCCCGGGCGCGggggcccgccgccgccgccgccgccgccgccgccgcggtgACATCACTGGGGCGCACGAACAATGGGGccgcgcggcggcgggcgggggcggggcggcgggggcgccgtcggggccggggcggcgggacgggCCGAGGGGACGGGCCGCCCGGCACGTCGGGGCCGCCGTCCCGCTCCCTGCCCGCGCCCCGCGGGGCCGGCGCAGCCGCCCGACGCCTCCCGGCCCCCGCCCGTCCgacggccccgccgcccccgacGGCCGCTCCGTGCCGTGCCGTggccgctccgccgccgccgccccgctccgcccgaGCGGGGCTCCGGCCCCGGCACCCCGcggctgcccggccccgggcggGGCGGCAAAGCCGCGCTGGAACGGCGAGGCCGGGCGGCCGCCCCGAcggcggcgcggagcggcgggCCGAGGCGgtgcccggggccgggccggggtggtggtggtggggggtgtCCGGGGCCCCGCGGGGCGAGATTCCGTTCGGGCTGAATTCGCGCCCAGGCAGCGGGAGCCCGGCGCGGCCGCCGAGCGAGTTTGCAGACGGTCCCTAACGTCCCAGTTGGACTAAAGGCGGCAGCAATTAAATAACGCTCAGCCGCATTTACTTAGTTTCCCGCTTAtaaagggaaatgaaaacagGGAATAGAATTTCCCTGTTAATAGAATGTAATGGCATTTGAtcagcacctggcagggcgATCCCGGGATGCCGGAGCGGTGACAGCAGGGACGCGACTCGGTGTTAGCCCTTCGCATTCGGTTACCGGATCGTTCCAACGAACGCGGACCGACCCGCCGAGctgccccgtcccccccccccgccgctcccccgccgctcccccgccGCCTCGGCCCCACGGTAAAGGCGGATCCGGGGGCGCCtctcccgctccccccccccccagccccgcccgGGGCGCCGGGTGCTGCCGGGCCCCGGCCCCGACGGGCCCCGACGGCCGCTGCGGAGCCGCCGGCTGAAGTTTCCCGGCGCGGAGCGGGGAGCGCCGGCCCCGACGGAGGCGCGTCCCTACCGGCGGCCGtcgggggaggcgggggggggcttCCCCGGCTTACCGCACGGAgggacccccccgccccgcccggcggGCATCACCACGGCTATTAAACAcacccaccccccgccccggtccccCGGGGGCACCTCCCGGTGCCACCCCCGGGCCCGGGCAGCTTAATCGGATTGTCCCCGCTCGGTGCGGCGGGTGCGAGCGATGCCGCCATCAACCGCCGGTCCCCCGGAGCGGAGCTAATCGGATTGACACGATCCCGGCAAGATGGTGCGGGGCCGCCCAGCGCCACCGGGAACGACCGCGGGCGCCCAGCCCCCGGGGCCCCGCTCCGGCCGGGCcggcggggagggcgggggcAACGAGAggaaaacgggggggggggagagggaaggaaaggaaaggaaaggaaaaaaagaaaaaagaaaaaaaaaaaaaaggcaaccgGGGgaggataaataaataaataaagtgacACCCAGTCCTGAATCAGGGCAGGCTTTGTTAGAGAAAATTGCAGCTTGATCTGCATAATGGGAACTCGGGCTGCCCAAGGCTATCTTTTTATTGCATGTGTGTCTGCTGTTATCAATTTTG includes:
- the TLX3 gene encoding T-cell leukemia homeobox protein 3, giving the protein MDPPAGAQGQHQHEPISFGIDQILNSPEQESAPPPPPRGPDGATFLGGPGGRGGAPYPALPAPFPAIAAPFEDSGSYSVNLSLAPAGVIRVPAHRPIPGAVPPPISSAIPAMPAVPSLGSLNFPWMESSRRFVKDRFTAAAALTPFTVTRRIGHPYQNRTPPKRKKPRTSFSRVQICELEKRFHRQKYLASAERAALAKSLKMTDAQVKTWFQNRRTKWRRQTAEEREAERQQASRLMLQLQHDAFQKSLNESIQPDPLCLHNSSLFALQNLQPWEEESAKIPPVTSLV